Below is a genomic region from Falsibacillus pallidus.
TCGGTGATGAAAACAAGGACATGATCGTTGTTCTTAACGACAATGAAATGTCCATAGCCCCAAATGTTGGTGCCCTTCACAAAGTTTTGGGCAAACTGCGGACTGCAGGAAAATACAGATGGGCAAAAGACGAACTTGAATATTTATTAAAGAAGATACCGGCTGTAGGAGGTAAGCTTGCCTCGACTGCTGAAAGAATTAAAGACAGCATGAAATACTTCCTTGTATCCGGCATGTTTTTTGAGGATCTTGGATTCACCTATCTGGGTCCAGTCGATGGTCATGACTTTGAGGATCTATTCGAAAACATTCAATACGCGAAAAAGACAAAGGGGCCGGTCCTTCTCCATGTGATTACAAAAAAAGGAAAAGGATTCCACCCTGCAGAGTCTGACATAATCGGGACTTGGCATGGAACCGGACCATATAAAATTGAAACTGGTGATCTAATCAAACCGGTCAGTGCACCACCTGCATGGAGCAAGCTTGTAAGTGAAACGGTCAGGAAGCTCGCAAGGGAGGATGAACGGATTGTTGCCGTCACCCCAGCGATGCCTGTTGGTTCAAAGCTTGAAGGGTTTGCAAGTGAATTCCCTGATCGAATGTTTGATGTCGGAATTGCCGAGCAGCATGCTGCGACAGTTTCAGCAGGATTAGCCATTCAAGGGATGAAGCCATTTTTAGCCATTTATTCTACCTTCCTTCAGAGGGCATATGATCAGGTCGTGCACGACATTTGCCGTCAGAATCTAAATGTATTCATTGGAATCGACAGGGCAGGACTTGTTGGCGCAGATGGTGAAACGCATCAAGGCGTCTTTGATATCGCATTTTTAAGACACTTGCCAAACATGGTCTTGATGATGCCAAAAGACGAAAATGAAGGACAGCATATGGTCAAGACAGCTATTGATTATGATGCAGGTCCGATTGCGATGAGATTCCCTAGAGGCAATGGCTACGGGATTCCAATGGACGAAGAGCTTAAAACGCTTCCGATCGGTTCCTGGGAAGTATTAAGGGACGGAGAAGATGCAGCCATCCTAACATTTGGAACGACAATTCCAATGGCAATGGAAGCGGCAGACGAACTTTCTCAAATGGGCATTTCAGTCAAAGTAGTAAATGCGAGATTCATTAAGCCGATGGATGAAAAGATGCTTACCGATATCATGTCGGCGGATATGCCAATCCTGACTATTGAAGAAGCGGTGCTCCAAGGCGGGTTCGGAAGTGCTGTATTGGAATTTGCCCATAATCATGGCTTCCATCGTACTGTCATCGATCGAATGGGGATTCCAGATTATTTTGTTGAACATGGAAGTGTCGATAAATTACTCGAAGAAATCGGGCTTACTAAAGAACAGGCAGTATCCAAGATACAGGCATTAACACCAAAAAAACAAAAAAGGGCTTGAACATGAAAGCAAAAAAACAGCGTGTAGATATACTTTTAGTTGAAAGAGGTTTAGCTGAAACGAGGGAAAAGGCAAAAAGGGCAGTAATGGCCGGGATTGTCTATTCCAAAGAAATGAGGCTGGACAAGCCAGGAGAAAAAGTGAGCGAAGATATCCCCCTTACTGTTAAGGGGAATATCCTCCCTTATGTCAGCCGCGGCGGTCTGAAGCTTGAAAAAGCATTGAAAGAGTTCAACGTGGATGTACAAGGAAAGATTATGATTGACATCGGTTCATCCACGGGAGGATTTACTGATTGTGCACTTCAAAATGGCGCTAAGCTGTCCTATGCATTGGATGTCGGCTATAATCAGCTTGCATGGAAATTAAGGCAGGATGAAAGAGTCGTCGTTATGGAAAGGACGAATTTTCGGTATGTAACGCCTGAAGATTTGCAGGAAGGCCTTCCTGAGTTTTCCTCGATTGATGTATCCTTTATTTCCTTAAAGTTGATCCTGCCAGTTTTGAAGACATTGCTTGTGCAGGACAGCGACGTCGTGGCGTTAATCAAACCCCAGTTTGAAGCCGGCAGGGAACAAGTGGGCAAAAAAGGCATAGTCAGGGATCCGAAAGTGCATGAAGAAGTATTGAAAAAGGTCCTTTCTTTTGCATCAGAAGAAGGATACATCCTAAAAAACCTTTCCTTCTCACCGATAACCGGCGGAGATGGCAATATTGAATTTTTAGCCCATATCAATTGGGGCGGGGATGACTCCGATGCCATCGAGGATATGGATCAAAAAATAAAAGAAGTGGTCTTGGAAGCTCACCAACAGCTGAAGTCCAAAGAAAAATAGCTTGTACTTAGGTACAGGCTTTTCTTTTACACATTATTGGGAAAGAATCATGTACAAGGAAGAAAAAATAAGCTAACATGTTCGTATATAGTAGAATATTTATACAGATTGGTTAGGGGTTGCAATCATATATGATGAATAAAGGACAGCGGCATATTAAAATAAGAGAGATTATTGCACAGAACGATATTGAAACGCAGGATGAATTAGTCGATGAATTAAAGAGTGCCGGATTCAACGTAACGCAGGCAACCGTTTCAAGGGATATTAAAGAACTTCACTTGGTTAAGGTCCCTTTAATGGATGGCCGCTATAAGTACAGCCTTCCTGCAGACCAAAGATTCAATCCGCTCCAAAAGCTTAAACGATCATTGACCGATGCTTTTATCAGATGCGATACCGCAGGTCATTTGCTTGTTATGAAAACATTGCCGGGAAATGCCAACGCAATCGGTGCGTTGCTGGATAATTTGGATTGGGACGAGATCCTCGGAACCATTTGTGGTGATGACACATGTTTAATTATCTGCAGGACGGAAAATGATACAGAAATAATCTCCAAAAGGCTTATTGACATGCTTTGAATGAGGTGAATGATACTTGCTGCAAGAATTATCAATAAAAAACTTCGCAATTATAGATGAATTGACGGTTTCACTTGAAAAGGGACTTACGGTTCTCACAGGAGAAACAGGTGCAGGAAAGTCCATCATTATTGATGCTCTATACTTGCTTGCCGGAGGAAGGGGTTCCTCGGAGTTTGTTCGGCATGGCGAAAAGAAAGCTGAGCTCGAAGGATTGTTTATCTTAGAGGATCAAAAACATCCCTGTTATGTTAAAACAGCTGAATTAGGCATTGAAATAGAGGAAGGTATGGTTGTCCTTCAGCGGGATATTTCCAGTAATGGGAAAAGTGTGTGCCGAGTGAACGGAAAACTTGTCACGATTGGGATTCTTCGTGAAATCGGATCTTCGCTTGTAGATATTCACGGTCAGCATGAACATCAAGAGCTGATGGATGAATCTTCCCATATCAGGCTGTTGGATCAATTCGGAGAAAAAGAAATTGCAAGAGCGCTGAAAAATTATAAAGAGGTTTTTTCACGTTATGACCAGACAAAGAAGCGCATAACGCAATTGAGTGAAAATGAACAACAGATGGCTCATAGGCTTGACCTTATCCAATTTCAGTTTAATGAGATCCAAAAAGCCAATTTGAAAATCGGCGAAGACTTGGAACTAAGCGAGGAAAAAAAGAAATTGGGAAATTTCGAAAGATTGGCTGAATCGATGCAATCAGCCTATTCCGCTCTCCAAGGGGAGCAAAAGTCGTTGGATTGGGTCAGTTTGGTGATGGGTCATCTTGAAACTGCAGCTGAATTGGATAGTGAGCTCAATGGAGCTTTAGAAGCGGTTTCCAATAGCTTCTATGCACTCGAAGACGCAACGATGACAATACGAAATCATTTGGATATGCTTGAATTCAATCCTGAACGTTTAAATGAAATTGAAGCAAGGCTAAATGAAATCAACGGTCTGAAACGGAAGTACGGGTCTTCAATAGAAGAGATTGCAGAATACAGTGCAAAGATCGAAGAAGAAATTGATGCGATAACCAATCGCGATAACCATTTGCATAACCTGCAAAAAGAGCTTTCTTCTTTGGAAAAAGATCTATCCATTGAAGCAGATGAATTAAGTGCCTTGAGAAAAAAATGGGCGAAAAAGCTGACTGACAGCATCCATAAAGAATTAAAGCATCTTTACATGGAAAAAACCGTCTTCCAGGTTCAATTTGATGAAGCTGCGAACGGATTTAAGAAAGATGGAATGGATGCGGTTGAGTTCTTCATATCAACAAACCCCGGAGAACCGCTAAAACCAATTGCGAAAGTTGCTTCAGGTGGAGAGCTCTCGAGGATGATGCTTGCGCTTAAAACCATTTTCTCGCAGCATCAAGGCGTCACGTCGATTATATTTGATGAAGTGGACACAGGTGTAAGCGGCAGGGTCGCTCAGGCAATAGCTGAAAAAATTCACCAGGTTGCTTCACATTCACAGGTCTTATGCATTTCCCATCTCCCGCAGGTCGCTGCAATGGCGGATACTCATCTTCTTATCCAAAAAAACATTGCAAGCGGACGGACAACAACCTCTGTCACACCGCTTGATAATGACACTAAGATCAAGGAAATCGGTCGGATGATTTCCGGTGTAGAGATCACAGACCTTACAAAAAAACATGCTCAAGAACTATTAGAATTGGCACATTCCATGAAACAAACTTGAAAAGCTATCCAAAATGGGTAGCTTTTTTTCTTTACCTGCTTGTTATATTTGACTCGCTTCAAGGCTAAATTAAGATTGTAGCCAATCATAAGTGTGTGGATTAGAAGCGAGGAGAGTGAAAAGTTTGAAATGGGAACATCTTAGAAAATTAATTGGTGGAATTCTCCTTGTTTCACTTATTTCCGTATTATTCTACAAACCTTTCCAACAATATCTGGAAATTCCAGGAACAATCACTTTATTTGAAGGTCAGTCACAATCTTTTTCAACTTCGAATGCTATTTCTGCAGCAGCGATGAGTGGATCGGCATCTGCTTCTGAAGAAAATCAACATACAATTAAAATTGATGCAAAATCACCAGGCAAAGATGACGTTTTATTGGAATTTGCCGGTTTTCCGATTAAAAAGGTCAATGTGAATGTACTAAAGGATTACAAGGTCATTCCAGGCGGCCAATCCATCGGGGTAAAACTTAATACCCTTGGGGTCCTCGTAGTAGGTCATCATCTTGTATCAACCGACAAAGGGAAAGTATCACCAGGGGAAAAAGCAGGAATCCAGGTTGGTGACATCATTACTGAGATAAACGGTAAAAAAATTGAAAACATGGCAGATGTGGCACCTTTTGTTCAAAAGGCCGGTGAAAGCGGACAAGAGCTTAAAGTCATTGTACAAAGGGATCATAAAATCATAAAAACGAACTTGATGCCCATGAAGGATTCGTCAGAGGATGAATACAAGCTTGGATTGTACATCAGGGATTCAGCTGCAGGGATCGGCACC
It encodes:
- the dxs gene encoding 1-deoxy-D-xylulose-5-phosphate synthase, giving the protein MDLLSIKDPSFLKKMNKEELEQLSGEIRQFLIEKLSKTGGHIGPNLGVVELTLALHKCFDSPQDKLIWDVGHQSYVHKILTGRAGEFDTLRQYKGLCGFPKRIESEHDVWETGHSSTSLSAAMGMAIARDLKKEKSFILPIIGDGALTGGMALEALNHIGDENKDMIVVLNDNEMSIAPNVGALHKVLGKLRTAGKYRWAKDELEYLLKKIPAVGGKLASTAERIKDSMKYFLVSGMFFEDLGFTYLGPVDGHDFEDLFENIQYAKKTKGPVLLHVITKKGKGFHPAESDIIGTWHGTGPYKIETGDLIKPVSAPPAWSKLVSETVRKLAREDERIVAVTPAMPVGSKLEGFASEFPDRMFDVGIAEQHAATVSAGLAIQGMKPFLAIYSTFLQRAYDQVVHDICRQNLNVFIGIDRAGLVGADGETHQGVFDIAFLRHLPNMVLMMPKDENEGQHMVKTAIDYDAGPIAMRFPRGNGYGIPMDEELKTLPIGSWEVLRDGEDAAILTFGTTIPMAMEAADELSQMGISVKVVNARFIKPMDEKMLTDIMSADMPILTIEEAVLQGGFGSAVLEFAHNHGFHRTVIDRMGIPDYFVEHGSVDKLLEEIGLTKEQAVSKIQALTPKKQKRA
- a CDS encoding TlyA family RNA methyltransferase, whose product is MKAKKQRVDILLVERGLAETREKAKRAVMAGIVYSKEMRLDKPGEKVSEDIPLTVKGNILPYVSRGGLKLEKALKEFNVDVQGKIMIDIGSSTGGFTDCALQNGAKLSYALDVGYNQLAWKLRQDERVVVMERTNFRYVTPEDLQEGLPEFSSIDVSFISLKLILPVLKTLLVQDSDVVALIKPQFEAGREQVGKKGIVRDPKVHEEVLKKVLSFASEEGYILKNLSFSPITGGDGNIEFLAHINWGGDDSDAIEDMDQKIKEVVLEAHQQLKSKEK
- the ahrC gene encoding transcriptional regulator AhrC/ArgR, yielding MNKGQRHIKIREIIAQNDIETQDELVDELKSAGFNVTQATVSRDIKELHLVKVPLMDGRYKYSLPADQRFNPLQKLKRSLTDAFIRCDTAGHLLVMKTLPGNANAIGALLDNLDWDEILGTICGDDTCLIICRTENDTEIISKRLIDML
- the recN gene encoding DNA repair protein RecN, whose translation is MLQELSIKNFAIIDELTVSLEKGLTVLTGETGAGKSIIIDALYLLAGGRGSSEFVRHGEKKAELEGLFILEDQKHPCYVKTAELGIEIEEGMVVLQRDISSNGKSVCRVNGKLVTIGILREIGSSLVDIHGQHEHQELMDESSHIRLLDQFGEKEIARALKNYKEVFSRYDQTKKRITQLSENEQQMAHRLDLIQFQFNEIQKANLKIGEDLELSEEKKKLGNFERLAESMQSAYSALQGEQKSLDWVSLVMGHLETAAELDSELNGALEAVSNSFYALEDATMTIRNHLDMLEFNPERLNEIEARLNEINGLKRKYGSSIEEIAEYSAKIEEEIDAITNRDNHLHNLQKELSSLEKDLSIEADELSALRKKWAKKLTDSIHKELKHLYMEKTVFQVQFDEAANGFKKDGMDAVEFFISTNPGEPLKPIAKVASGGELSRMMLALKTIFSQHQGVTSIIFDEVDTGVSGRVAQAIAEKIHQVASHSQVLCISHLPQVAAMADTHLLIQKNIASGRTTTSVTPLDNDTKIKEIGRMISGVEITDLTKKHAQELLELAHSMKQT
- the spoIVB gene encoding SpoIVB peptidase codes for the protein MKWEHLRKLIGGILLVSLISVLFYKPFQQYLEIPGTITLFEGQSQSFSTSNAISAAAMSGSASASEENQHTIKIDAKSPGKDDVLLEFAGFPIKKVNVNVLKDYKVIPGGQSIGVKLNTLGVLVVGHHLVSTDKGKVSPGEKAGIQVGDIITEINGKKIENMADVAPFVQKAGESGQELKVIVQRDHKIIKTNLMPMKDSSEDEYKLGLYIRDSAAGIGTMTFYDPKTKKYGALGHVISDMDTKKPIVVEDGQILKSTVTSIEKGSNGNPGEKLARFSPDREIIGDINRNSPFGIFGKLHHGLDNGLLDKPMPIALSNQVKEGPAKILTVVDGDQIEEYDIEIVSTIPQKFPATKGMVIKVTDPKLLAKTGGIVQGMSGSPIIQNGKLIGAVTHVFVNDPTSGYGVHIEWMLHEAGIDIYGDNENENKAG